Genomic window (Bacillus vallismortis):
CTCTGTTTTTCTCTACCGCCGCTCTGTTCCATTCCCAGCCAACTTCTGCATACTCTTCCCTCTCCATCAATAAACGAAAGACTTCTTCCACTGATCTCTCTTCTGGTCGTTCAGCTGTTAAGTAAAAAATGAATGATTCTGAGTCAGGCTCGAGGCATTCTTGAATACTGATATGTGGCAAAAAAGACAATTGCCTGCTGCACACTTTCTCAAGCTTTTGTTTTTTCAACACGATAAATCCTCCTTTTTCTCATATCCTTGCGTGAAAAAGGTTTTGGCGCTTACAATGATGTTGAAAGGAATGATTACAATGGCAAATACGCAATTCCCTCTGATCACACAAAACCTTTCTCTCGATCTCGTGAATACAGAAATCATCAGCTATGATAAACGGCACGATCTCATCCAGTCAGAAAAAGATCTGATGGCATGGTTAGAAATAATGGGAGAAACCGCTCCTTTTCTCCATTCTTTTACGTTACAGCAAGTCCAAGAACTTGATTCTCTCGTGCTGCAACGAATTCATCAATTCCGCGCTGAGCTAAGAAAACACTTTGAGCGTATCGCCGAGGGCAGTGAACCCTCTCAAGCTTTCATCTCTTTCCTGCAAGATCAAATTGCCGCCGCTCCCTTTTCTTATCAAATCATAGATGACACACTGGCACGCATACCGAATGGAACACTCGATCAATCCATTTTATCGCTTATCGCTTACGACGCGTTATGGCTGATTCATACAAAAGAAATCCAACAGCTGAAAAGGTGCGCAAACGAAAAGTGCATTTTGCTCTTTCTTGATAAAACAGGAAGGCGAAAATGGTGCTCCATGAAGATATGCGGCAACAGACAAAAGGTCTCGCGCCATCAGAAAAAAATCAACAATGAGTAAACCGTTCCCCAGTGAACGGTTTTTTTACTGTTATCATAAACTAACCATTAAAAATTAAATTGACAGGTTATTTTATAACTATTATTCTATACCTACTGGAGGGATTCATTTGGAAAACAACTTCTTTTTGAAAATGAAAGGAAAAGGGAAAACACCTTTACAGGTAAATAGCAAAGATGCTGTTACAGGGCTTATAGGAGGATTTATCACCATATTGGCACTTGCTTCCTTGACCGCTTATACTTCAAGCTTATGGTTAATGGCACCTTTTGGAGCAAGCTGTGTGCTCGTATTCAGCGCTTGGAATGCTCCATTATCACAGCCGAGAAATGTGATTGGCGGCCATTTCATTTCTGCACTTACAGGGATTGTTGTCTTTGAGGTATTCGGGGCCCATCCATGGACCTTTGCATTAGGCACAGGACTTGCCATTTGCTTGATGATGCTGACTAAAACCACTCATCCTCCTGCCGGTGCAGATCCGATTGTTGTCATTCAAGGGGCGTATGCTTGGAGCTATTTAATATTTCCCGTACTTATTGGATCTGTCATCATCGTGATCATCGCTCTCGTTATCAATAACTTGCGCAAAAATCGCCAATATCCCGCATTTTGGCTTTAATGTTCAAAACAAATGTTTCAAATCAGATAGGGAAAGGGTACTCATTTATTAACTTTGTTAAACATATATGAGGTGCTCATTGGTTCAACAACTGAGGGGGAACATTTGTGAAGAAAGACATAAGGAAATATATGATCTACTTTTTCGGCGCTTTAGGGGGGCTGCTTTACGGTTACGATACGGGCGTTATCTCTGGAGCGCTGCTATTTATCAACAACGATATTCCTCTAACAACATTGACCGAGGGATTGGTCGTCAGCATGCTGCTTCTTGGCGCGATCTTCGGGTCTGCTTTAAGCGGCACATGCTCAGATCGCTGGGGCAGGAGAAAAGTTGTATTTGTCCTCTCCATCATTTTCATTATTGGTGCGCTCGCTTGCGCATTTTCTCAAACGGTCGGCATGCTGATTGCGTCTCGGGTGATTCTCGGATTGGCCGTAGGCGGTTCAACGGCACTGGTGCCTGTATATCTTTCAGAAATGGCGCCGACAAAAATCCGCGGAACACTGGGCACGATGAACAACTTAATGGTTGTTACCGGTATTTTATTAGCCTATATCGTCAACTATCTGTTCACGCCATTTGAAGCGTGGCGCTGGATGGTGGGGCTGGCTGCGGTGCCTGCTGTGCTTTTATTAATCGGGATCGCGTTTATGCCTGAATCACCAAGATGGCTCGTGAAACGCGGACGTGTAGAAGAAGCGAAAAACATCATGAAAATCACTCATGATCAAGAAAATATTGAACAAGAACTTGCGGATATGAAAGAAACGGAAGCAGGGGAAAAAGAAACAACACTCGGTTTGCTGAAAGCAAAATGGATTCGCCCCATGCTTCTCATTGGCGTCGGCCTTGCCGTTTTTCAGCAGGCTGTCGGCATTAACACGGTGATCTACTACGCGCCGACCATTTTCACGAAGGCCGGTCTCGGCACATC
Coding sequences:
- a CDS encoding CGNR zinc finger domain-containing protein; translation: MANTQFPLITQNLSLDLVNTEIISYDKRHDLIQSEKDLMAWLEIMGETAPFLHSFTLQQVQELDSLVLQRIHQFRAELRKHFERIAEGSEPSQAFISFLQDQIAAAPFSYQIIDDTLARIPNGTLDQSILSLIAYDALWLIHTKEIQQLKRCANEKCILLFLDKTGRRKWCSMKICGNRQKVSRHQKKINNE
- a CDS encoding HPP family protein — its product is MKGKGKTPLQVNSKDAVTGLIGGFITILALASLTAYTSSLWLMAPFGASCVLVFSAWNAPLSQPRNVIGGHFISALTGIVVFEVFGAHPWTFALGTGLAICLMMLTKTTHPPAGADPIVVIQGAYAWSYLIFPVLIGSVIIVIIALVINNLRKNRQYPAFWL
- a CDS encoding sugar porter family MFS transporter, with product MKKDIRKYMIYFFGALGGLLYGYDTGVISGALLFINNDIPLTTLTEGLVVSMLLLGAIFGSALSGTCSDRWGRRKVVFVLSIIFIIGALACAFSQTVGMLIASRVILGLAVGGSTALVPVYLSEMAPTKIRGTLGTMNNLMVVTGILLAYIVNYLFTPFEAWRWMVGLAAVPAVLLLIGIAFMPESPRWLVKRGRVEEAKNIMKITHDQENIEQELADMKETEAGEKETTLGLLKAKWIRPMLLIGVGLAVFQQAVGINTVIYYAPTIFTKAGLGTSASVLGTMGIGVLNVIMCITAMILIDRVGRKKLLIWGSVGITLSLAALAAVLLTLGLSTSTAWLTVVFLGVYIVFYQATWGPVVWVLMPELFPSKVRGAATGFTTLVLSATNLIVSLVFPLMLSAMGIAWVFTIFSGICLLSLFFAFYMVPETKGKSLEDIEASLKQRFKKKNSSQSQVLNERTL